DNA sequence from the Phycisphaerae bacterium genome:
TTCGCGGCCGATGTCGTCATCCTCGAAGTCGTTGCCCTCCTCCTGCGGTGGCCGTGGGAGCAACGCCTTCGACTTCAGGTAGATGAGCTTCGCGCCGACCGCAACGAACTCCGCAAGGGCCCCAGGTTCGAAGCCCTCGCTCGTTCTTATCGCGGCAAGGTACTGGTCGGTAACGACAACGAGCGAGACGGCCGTGATATCAAGGTCGTCTCGCTCGATGAGGTGGAGGAGAAGATCCAGGGGACCCTGGAACACGGGAAGGGATATTTCAGCCATAGCTCCCGACGGGCCGCCGCCCCCCCGCAGAGGCGTTCCCGCAACGGTCTTACGACCCTCGCCCGTATCAGACCGCTGCAGACGCCCAGACCCCTGGAAGCGTCCGCTCGACCGCGGAAGCGATACCGGCGACTGACCGCATCATCGAAGTGAAGCGTTCATATGTCAACGACTGAGCTCCATCGGAGAGTGCGTGCTCCGGATTGTTATGAACCTCGATCATCAATCCATCCGCTCCGGCGGCAATCCCCGCCATGGCAACCGGTGTGACAAGGTTCAGCTTGCCGGTGCCGTGGCTCGGGTCGGCGATGATCGGCAGATGGCTTAACTCCTTCACGAGCGGGATGGCGTTTACATCGAAAGTGTTCCGATAGGCGGTTTCGAAGGTTCGGATGCCGCGTTCGCAGAGGATAACGTGCGGATTGCCCTGCGCCATGATGTACTCGGCGGCCAGCAGCCACTCCTCAATCGTGCCGCTGAGGGCGCGCTTCAACATCACCGGTTTCTTCGTCTTCCCAACCTCATCCAGCAGGATGAAGTTCTGCATGTTGCGCGCGCCGATCTGGATGACGTCGGCGTAGCGGGCAACACTGTCGATGTCGCGCACGGTCATGAGTTCGGTGATGACCGGGAGGTTCATCTCGCGGCCGGCTGCGGCGAGGTATTCGAGACCGGCTTCGCCGAGCCCGCGGAAGGCGTATGGCGAGCTGCGCGGCTTGTAGGCGCCGCCCCGCAGCATGTTCGCGCCTGCCGCCTTCACGGCCTTCGCGGATTCGAAGATGTGCTCTTCATTCTCGATCGAACAGGGGCCTGCCATCACGGCCAGTTCGGTACCGCCCACCGTTACGCCCCGGCCCACGTCGACCACGGTGTTGTTCGGGTGGAATTCGCGGCTCACCAGCTTGTAGGGCTTGGTGACGCGATGGACCGATTCGACATGGGGCAGGCTTTCGAACGCATCCTGCAAGGCCGGGTCGTCGGGCCCAATCACGCCGATGATGGCCCGTTCGGTGCCCACGGAAAGGTGTGCCTGCCGCCCGGTCTCTTCGATCCGGGCGACGATAACGTCAATGTCATCCGGAGTGGCCTCCGGGGAAACTACGATGATCACAGGTTCAGAATCTCCACTAACGCGCTGTTGAGTGTGTACTCGTACTGAGGTCGGGGCGGAGGCGGGCTGCCTCGCGCAGGTACACATGGCGGATTTCACTCTGGGTCTTCTCCGT
Encoded proteins:
- the aroF gene encoding 3-deoxy-7-phosphoheptulonate synthase, with the protein product MIIVVSPEATPDDIDVIVARIEETGRQAHLSVGTERAIIGVIGPDDPALQDAFESLPHVESVHRVTKPYKLVSREFHPNNTVVDVGRGVTVGGTELAVMAGPCSIENEEHIFESAKAVKAAGANMLRGGAYKPRSSPYAFRGLGEAGLEYLAAAGREMNLPVITELMTVRDIDSVARYADVIQIGARNMQNFILLDEVGKTKKPVMLKRALSGTIEEWLLAAEYIMAQGNPHVILCERGIRTFETAYRNTFDVNAIPLVKELSHLPIIADPSHGTGKLNLVTPVAMAGIAAGADGLMIEVHNNPEHALSDGAQSLTYERFTSMMRSVAGIASAVERTLPGVWASAAV